Part of the Candidatus Krumholzibacteriota bacterium genome is shown below.
AAAATAAAGTAAATAGGGTTGATAAATTCAGGTAAAGTTTATATATTTGCAATGCTTAATTGCAGGCAGTGTAGCGTGAGCCCATAAATCGTTGTGCTTCAATAAATTATAATTGAGAGGTGTCAGATGAGTGATACAAGCTACGGTAAAGGTAAGAGGGTTTCACCTGAAGAGGTACACGATGTGCTAGATAAGCATATGCTGATCGACGGCTATCCCATAGTTTTTGATCTTGATAAGAGTCATGGAAGCTGGCTGGTGAACTCACTTGACGGTAAAGAGTATCTTGATTTTTTCACATTTTTTGCCTCCGGCGCTATTGGTCATAATCATCCTGGGCTTTTTGAGGATGATTTTTTAAATGAACTGACTAAAGTTGCGGTAAATAAGGTTTCTAACTCTGATTTATATACTACGCAAATGGCGGAGTTCGTAGAGACATTTTCAGAAATAGCGGCTCCTGATTATCTCCCTAACCTCTTCTTTGTAAGCGGCGGTGCACTTGCCGTGGAAAATGCTCTAAAGGCGGCTTTTGACTGGAAAGTTCAGAAGAATAAAGAAAAGGGGATCGAAGGAGAAATAGGCCAGAAGGTAATTCACTTCAAGGAGGCTTTCCACGGCCGTACAGGATATACGATGTCCCTTACGAATACCGATCCTACTAAAATAAGATTCTTTCCTAAATTCGATTGGCCCCGGGTTGAGAATCCGAAAGTCAAATTCCCCCTCGAAGAGAATATTGATGAGATTAAAGCCGCGGAAAAACGGGCAATCGATTCAATCGAGAAGTTTGTGGCCGATGACGCCGATGATATAGCAGCTATTATTATCGAGCCGATACAGGGCGAAGGCGGGGACAATCATTTCCGCCGAGAGTTCTTTCAGCAACTCAGAAGGATCGCTGATGATAATGAGATAATTTTGATCTTCGACGAAGTTCAGACCGGACTTGGTATTACAGGGAAAATGTGGGCGCATCAGCATTATGGCGTAAACCCCGATATTCTTGCTTTTGGAAAAAAGACTCAGGTGTGTGGAATAATGGCCGGCAACCGGCTTAATGAAGTTGACGGAGTTTTTAAGGTTTCCGGCAGAATTAATTCTACTTGGGGCGGTAACATTGTGGATATGTACAGAGCCAAAAGGATTTTGGAAGTCATAGAACAAGATAAACTTGTGGAAAATGCTTCTAAAATGGGTACTTTGCTTCAGAAGGGTTTAGAAAAGGTTCAGTCTGAAAACCCGAATGTAATCTTAAACGCGAGGGGACTCGGGCTGTTTTGCGCTTTTGATCTTAAAGACGGCGAGACGAGAGATAAGGTGGTTGATAAGCTGTTCGAGAAAGGTCTGTTTATTCTAAAATGCGGACCGTCTACGATAAGATTCCGTCCTCCGCTCAACGTAAGTGAGGAAGAAATTGATAAGGCGTTAGAGATTCTCGCGGCCACAATAGAGGATATAAAATAACAAAGGATTCGCGTTTATGTTCTTTCCTTGTTGTATCAATTCTAGCGGGGTTTAATAAGCCGCGCTTATCGATTGATTGTCTCGAGAAAAATTATAAAGCTCTGAAGCCTCCCTGCCGGGGGGCTTTTTTTATTTTAATTCAGTTTTCTTTGTTGAATTATCCGGTTTAGTCTCTTTAGCTGCTTCTTTAGCTGATTCTTCAGATCCCTTTTCTTCTTTTCTTTTTCCAGCTCCCTGCTCTTTTTCCTCTTTTTCCTTTTTTGAGAAATCTTCATCTCTGTAGTCTGTTTTATAGAATCCTGAACCTTTAAGGATATGGTTAACAGGATGGATAACTCTATATATTTTGCCTCGGCATTTGGGGCAGCGTTTTTTTGGAGTATCGGAAATATTCTGGAAAACCTCAAATTCATTACCGCATTTATCGCAGGCGTAATGGTATGTCGGCATATTTTATACCCCTCTCTCTTCCGAGGTTATTATAGCAAGGGACTGAGTTTAAAAAATATAACAGACAAGTGTGAAATCAAGCGAAATTTTTTAGGGAGATATCACCTGACAGTTTGGCAATTCCAGTTCTACCGTGAATTTAAAAATGCCGACCGCCGAATTTTAAAAAAATCTATAAAAACCGCGGCGCATCAAAACCATTTCCTATCCCAGGACATTCCTCGAAATCAGGGCAATATTTTAGTAACGGCATAACTATCAAGTAATTACCCATATTGATAAGTGCAATTGATATTTAGTTTCTATCCGGCTATTGGTATTGTCAAAAACGCCGTCTATTTCCCCTGCGAGGAAATAGCGTCTCCCGCTCTCAGACTCGCTCTTTCCCATTTCCTTGGGGGAAATGGGAAAACCATGCCCGCTCGTCTTCCGAGAGGGTTTTGAAATACCAATAGCCGGATATACAAAGGAATGTTAAAAATTGGGGGAACTCCAATTTCCTATCCCGCTTGTAAAATTCAGCTGCAGGGTATATTATTAATAGGCAGAATTGCCGCGGAGTGTTTTATGTTGACGCAAAAGGCGGTTTCAGACGGAGTTAACAATGCGAAAAGTGCTAATTTACACCGGTCTGGTAATAATTGGAGCCGGCATTTTATGGCCTTGGATCAGCAGGATACCAATAGTTAGGTTTCCGGGGGATATTGTTATTAACAGGCCGGGCGTCAGGATTATTATTCCGATAACAACAATGGTGCTGCTGAGTGTTCTTCTTTCTCTGATCCTTTGGCTTATCAGGAGATAGCGCTGCAAGCCGGCTTAAGTCCGTCTTAAAACAGTTTTGTTTCTATGCTGAGCTATACGATTTTTCTTTGGGGGTGCAAATAGTATTCAAACCTATAGGGGTTATTCATTCAGAATTTAAGAGTCCCGAGGGAACACCTCTTCTCGATATTAAACCCTATGTCCCCGGTTTTGACAACAGGGAAAAAGTAAGAATCGGGTGGCTGGACAGGAAAATCCACAGGCTCAAAGATACAACCGATGACGGAGGATTTTCTTTATGACATAATGATAAATATTTATTTAGATCGGAGTAAGCTGATCTGAGGGAATGAAGCGGCTGGAAGCAAAAGGGGTCTTTTGTGGAGCATTTTGATGTTATAATATTAGGAGCCGGTCCCGCCGGGCTTAAATGTGCTGAACTTCTCGGAGGAACGGACCTTAAAGTAGCCATTTACGAAAAATCTCAAGTAGTGGGGCCGAAGGAATGCGCGGGCGGTATTACATCGATTTTTGACATACCCGATGATCTTCTGAGGGAAGCTGTTTCTTTTACCAGGCATCACGTAGTTCTGAACGGAAAAAGGTTTGTTATTGAACCCGATGATCCCCTGAGGATAATTGACAGGACTGCTCTTGGGGAGTTTCAGCTTGGATTGCTCGAGGGTTATAGTAACGTAAAGGTTAAAACCGGCACGAGAGTAGTCCGGATTGTAAAAGGTGCCGATACTAATTCAATCGATGAGAATCAATACCATGAAAGAGGTGGATATATTGTTACTTCAGACGGAGAAAGGGCTGGTTTTGATTTTCTTGTCGGAGCGGACGGCTCTCAATCGTTAACCAGGAAGTTTCTCGGTCTTGAAAACAGGTATTATATTGGAGCTCATTATAGAATCCCTTTTGTTTTCGACAGGGTCTTGTGGTATTTGAATCCTGAAAAACTGGGCCTGGGATATTGCTGGATTTTCCCCCATTCCAAGTTTACATCCTGCGGGGTTTATTACGACCCTGACCGTGTTTCTTATTCCAATTCAAGGAAAGTTCTTTGCGATATGCTTGACGAATACGGGTTGGATTACAGGGGGAAACAATTAAAGGCGTTCCCCGTAAATTGCCTCTACAGCGGTTTTAAATTCGATAATATCTATCTATGCGGAGACGCCGCGGGGCTTGCTTTCCCACTTACCGGAGAGGGAATATCAACGGCGTTTGTGAGCGGAGCTCACGCGGCTCGGAATATTCTTGGGGTGCGGGATAGATGCGGGAAATTTGAATTTATTTTACAAAGAAAGAAGAAAGAACACTTTCTTATGGAGTTTAATCTGATAAAGAACCACTATATACAATCTCTGCTTTTCAGATTATACATTTACTCGTTAAGAGTTAAGCTTCCGAAGTAATCAAAGTTACGGCTTTATTGTTAAGAGACGGGTTGCCCCCGAGTTTCTTTTATCCCGGTTTCATGTTAAATATAGTTTATTCTGAGATTATATTTTTTTAATTTACCTGAGTTGAAAAAAATGAGTTGCTCAGAGGGAAAAAATTTCAAGAACAGGAAATTTTATGTTAAATTCAAAAAATAAGGAGACAGGAAAAATGGAACAAAAACTCACTGATTCCGGTAAAAAGTTTCTTATACTGGCCGTTTTTGCTGTAGCCATGGGAGCTTTTGAGGCAATAGTAGTTATATATCTCAGGAGAATCTACTACCCCGAAGGGTTTGAATTTCCATTGAAGCTGTTTTCCTCCAAGATGCTTTCGATTGAGTTATTAAGGGAGTTTTCAACGATCCTGATGATTGTCTCCGTAGCCTTTTTATCGGCCCGAGACGCCCTTAAACGGCTGGCGTGGTTTTTATATATTTTCGCGGTATGGGATATATTTTATTATTTGTTTCTCAAAATGTTAATTGGATGGCCCCCTTCCATTCTTACATGGGACATTCTTTTTCTGATTCCGGTAACATGGACCGGTCCCGTGCTGGCTCCTGTTATTTGCTCAATAACAATGATATTTATGACAATTTGTATTATTTATCCTCAGGATAGAGGGTATAGAGTCAGGATGACCGGTCTGGAGTGGTTGTTTGTTATTTCCGGCGCCTTTATGATATTATGGTCATTTATGAAAGATTATCTGCTTATTATAGTCCGGGGCGGATTCTGGAGAGATTTTTTGAACATAGCGGAAAACAGCGAATTCAGACTGGCCGTTTCAGGGTTTATCCCCTCAAGTTTCAGTTGGTACACGTTTGCCGCCGGGGAAATTTTAATCTTGGCCGGTCTGTTTTTACTGCTGAGACGGTCACTGAGGGTAAGCGCGTAATAATTGTTAAGCGGAATCAGAGATTATTGTTGTTCAACCCCTAAAGCTGTTATAGGATTCGTAGCTGTATTATGCCGGTAAATAAATGGCTGCGGGGAGGGCTCAGCTATTAATTAAATACGGGAGCAGAGAGCAATGCGGGAGGGTTACCCTTTATCAGTTGACGGATGGTTTTCATTCGCACTGAATACAATCACAAAAAGAGCTTCGGATGTTTACAGGGGAGTAGTTGTTTTACTAGGTTATCAGATCCTTTTATACCTGGTAGGGTTTATGCCCGGCGGGGTATTTTTAACCCTTTTGCTTCAGCTGTCCGCGGGGTTTGTTTTATCGGCCGGCTGGCTCAACTACTGCCTGAGAATTGTAAGAGGCCAGAAGGTGACAACAGCTGTAATACTTGACGCTTTCGGCAGGTTCAGGGATGTATGGATTGTCTCTGTACTTCTTTCCGTTTTTACATTTGCAGGCGCGATCTTTTTTATAATCCCGGGGATCTATATTATGGTCAGGTATGGTCTTTCTATCCTCGTGGTTCTGGATAAGAAAAAGCCACCTGTAAGTTCTTTTGAATCAAGCAGCGCTATTACCGAGGGACACAGATGGCAGCTTGCCGTTTTATACATAATTACGGGTGGACTGTATTTTATGGCGGCCTTTCCAGTTCTTTCCGGACATCAGCAAATCGGGATGGTTACCCTGTTTGTATACAATATTGTAATTACCCCGCTTATTTCGATGACTCTAGCTTCAGCTTATGACAGTCTTGTATATGCTTATGAGTATTCAGGAAATGAATATTCAGAATTAAATCATTAGTAAAGCCTGGATGGTTGGTGATTACTTATAGTGAATGAGAATTATCTGATCCCCGACGGTGTCGGCAGAGCTGAGATCGTAAGAAAGAGGTCCAGGTTTATAGCAGAGGCGGTTTCTGTATCGTCCTCAGAAGATGCCAGGGCAAAGATAAAAAATAAGAGGGAAGAACATCCTCAATGCAGCCATGTAGTGTACGCTTTTATATCAGGCGATCCTCATACTGAAGCGGGTGGTATGAGTGATGACGGAGAACCCTCCGGAACGGCGGGAAAGCCCGTTATGGACGTTGTCAAAGGAAGTGGTATATTCAATGTTCTAGTCACAGTAGTTAGGTATTTTGGCGGTACCAAGCTGGGCACCGGGGGACTTGTGAGCGCCTATTCAGAATCCGCGAAAAGGGCGATAGATGAACTTCCCGTAGTTAAGTTCGTTTGCCGAACTTCCTTTTCTATTAAAGTACCTTATAATCTCTACGAGAAGGTGGCGATGATAATTAAAGGGGCGGGGGGGAAAATTGAGAAAAAGGATTTTACTGATATAATAGCTATAACAGGAACTGTGCCCGAACCAAATCTTAAGAGCTGTAACGCCGAATTAAAGAATATATCGGAAGGAAATATATTTATTCAGTGATTTGTGTTAGTAAATATATTATTTTTTTTCTCCGATAACAATTCAGATGGTTGTTGATAAGTGAGGAGAGTATATGGAACAGGCTAATGAAGCATTTACAGTAATGCTTATTATAGCTAACTGTATTTTTTCATACAGGGGTTTTAGATCAAGACTCTTTTTCGACAAGCATATATTCTGGGTAAGGAAAGTGCTGCGGGATCGACAGATTTTTAGAATACTGACATCGGGGTTTCTTCACGCCGGGTGGGGGCACCTGTTATTTAATATGTTTGCTCTCTATTCATTCAGTATTGGCGTAGGAACAGTATTCGGTTTTGGAAAGTATATAATAATCTATTTCGTAAGCTTGACAGCGGGAAACCTGCTGGCCCTTTTTATACATAGAAGGGATCCCGAATACAGGGCTCTCGGGGCTTCGGGGGCTGTGTGCGGAGTGATATTTTCGAGTATCCTGCTTTTTCCAGACAGTTCGATCTATTTACTTTTTCTCCCGATAGGAATACCTTCATGGCTCTTCGGTATCGGGTTTGTCCTGATATCGATTTACGGGATTAAATCCAGGTTCGGGAATATAGGGCATGAAGCTCACCTGGGAGGCGCAATTGCCGGAGTTGTTGTATCGATATTAATAGATCCCCGGCTTGCTTCAAACAACCCGGCGCTCGTTGTGCTCCTCCTTCTTCCAATATTACTTTTTCTCATTTTTGTTGTAAAATTCCCGGGGCTTATCGGACTGGATGATAGACGGAAAATTGAATAAGTGAAACTCGCGTTTGTGGATACCATCGCGGAATACAAAAATTATTTCGTTTATTGAGGGCTTTGCGAATATGAGTAACAATGAAATAAAGAGAGAACTGGGAACTCTAATTTTCAGCAGATAACTTAGAGCAGTGGCGGAATATTATTTCTTCCGCGGAGGTTTTTCGAAGATGGGAAAAAAGATTGGGCTTTCGCTCGGCTCCGGTGGTTCCAGAGGTTTAAGCGAGATAGGTGTTCTTCTGTGGCTGAAGGAAAATAATGTGGAGATATCGTATGTTTCGGGATGTTCTATGGGGTCTATTATAGGAGCCTATTACTGCGCCGGATTTACACCCGAGCAGTTAAAAGATATAGTTCTCGGTATAAAATGGACAGATATTCTCAAATATCTGAAGGTTTCTTTTTCCGTTAGAAGTATATTTGACTGGAGCAGGATTTCTAAATTCCTGAATGAAGATCTGGGGCATAAGCGAATTGAAGACCTGAATATTCCTTTCGCCTGTGTTGCGGCTGATATAAACAGCGGCCGGGAATTTGTCTTCAAGAAGGGAAAAGTAGTAACCGCAGTCAGTGCTTCAAGTAGTATACCGGGGGTTTTTCCTCCGGTCGAAATTTTGGGGAGACTTTTTGTTGACGGGGAGCTTGTAAATCCTGTTCCAATGGATATTGCTTTTGAGCTGGGGGCAGATCTTGTTATAGGCGTGAATACCTGCCGTTCTCTGCAAGGTGAAAATAGGTCGCCGGAGGTCCAGGAGAGTTCATTTGTCGAAAAAATGGATGATTGGTTCGGAGAGATGCTCGAGAAGGTTCCCGGTCCTCTTGCTGAACTCTATAATAAATTACCTCATCCTGATTTAAATCGATTAGATCTTGGCGGAATGAAATTTTATAATGTAATAACGGAAAGTCTTGCTATTGTTTCTTCAAGGATTATGGATTTTAAGACACAGTTCGCGGGGCCGCATTTCTTGATAAATCCCCAAGTCGGAAGATATAAGAATTTCGATTTTGACAAAGCCGAGGAAATAATTGATCTCGGATATAGAGCCGCGAAGGAAGCCGGCCCGAAGCTGTTAGATTTCATTGAAGAAAAGTAAACTATTTTTTTCCGAAAAATTCGCCGTGTATCGCCCTGATTGTCTTAGCTCTGTCCCTGCTGTCAATGAGGAAATATATCGCGACTCTGGATGTTCCGGAAGCTATGAGCTGTATGTTTATTTTTTTTTCTGAAACCGCTCTCAGAGCTCTTACCGCTATACCGCGTCTTTTGTCCATTCCTTCTCCGACAAGTGCGATCAGAGAACTGTCATCGTAACATTCTATCGTATCGATTGTGGGAAGTTTAAGGGATTTAATCTTTCCGCAGCACTTATTGAGATCGGATTTGGAGACGAGGATATTCATGGAAGTCATTGATGAAATCATGGTTTTTATATTTACTCCAAGTTCGGCTATTTGATCTATTGCTTTACTTAGAATATTACTTTTTATTCCAATGCCGGGATTTCCCAGTCTTATTACTCCTATATTGTCGATACAGGCGACACTTTTTACTACAGTCCTCTTTATAATGGATTTACTGCTTATAACGGTAAGGGGGGATCTTTTGCCCTTCTGGTTGTTTATATCGAATACTTTAACGGGTATTTTATTGTCGAGCAGCGGCTCGAAGGTTAGAGGGTGAAATATCTTTGCTCCGAAATATGACAATTCAGCGGCTTCATTGTAGCTCAGTTCTTTTATGCCGACCGGGTGTTTGACAATATCCGGATCCGCGCCTGAGAAATCCGGAGACATCTTTCCAGATATCAACCGAAGAAGCATTGACGCAGTAAGCTATAGCCGATGCTGAATAGTCACTTCCGCCTCGGCCTAGAGTGGTGATCCTATACTCGGTTGAGATGCCGTAGAAACCGGGGATTATATAAGTTGTATTCTTAGAAAAAATATTCTTGATATTCTTCTTTGACTGCTCCAGATCAATAGTGGCATTCCCATATTCTCCGTCAGTAACGAGTCCAATATTTTCCGGAAGCAGTTCCCGGCAATCTATATCCATGTACTTAAGGATTGACCCTAAAAGCAAAGATGAGAGTCTTTCACCGTAGCTGAGGAGCATATCTTCAGCGCAATTCGGAATGTCTTCAAGGCAGTGAATCCCGAGAAGATACTTGCCGAGTTTTTCTATCCTATAATCCAGCTTTAAAAGGGTATCTTCCCTTATATCCTTATCCTTGATATATTCTTCTATAATTCGTCTGTGTGAATTATTAAGATCTTTAAGGATAACATTAATAGCTTTTTTGTCCTGCTTTACACTGGTTACACTTTTGATCAACCGGTTTGTGACACCGTAAAGAGCGGAGACAACTATTATAATAGGTTCCCTGTAATTCTTTATCGCGTTAATTACTTTTAAAATATCTTCTCTGGATTTAAGGTTTGAGCCACCGAATTTAACGACAGTTCTCTTCATATATTCTCTCCATATTTTTCGATAAACAGTTCGGCATTCTGAATAGATCCTCCAGCCGCGCCCTTTACGAGGTTGTTCGATAGCAGCACGAAACCCGTAAGACCGCCTTCTTCTTTAAGCCTTCCCGTAAAAACCTGCATGCCCGGGGGATTTCCTTCGAAACTCATTTTTGACTCCGGCGGAATCCGGTCTCCCAGATATTTTACGGGTCTGTCAGGCATGCTGGGAAGGTCGAATTCATTAAAAGAAAAGTTGTTCCATGCCTTTACGATCTCTGCCGTATCCGGTTTGGTTTCGAACTCAACCCAGACAGTTTCGAGGTGTCCGAAAGGTACGTCCACGCGAACGCAGAAGGGCATAATATCAGCATCTATCCGAAGTATCTTTGTAAGCTCTTTCTTGATCTTTTCTTCTTCCCCTTCTATCCAGGGAAGGGCGTTGCGGCGCAGCCTGCCGGAATTGAGGGCGCCAGATCCGGCTCCGGAAAGCGCCTGGTAAGTTGAAACAAACACCTTCAGGATGCCGAATTTTCTAAGCGGCGCGAGCGCGACCGCAAGTCCGGTTGTCGAGCAATTGGCGTTGGTTACAACAAAACCCTTTTCCGGATATCCCTGTTCGGATATTAATTCGATCTCCCCTGAGTTTACTTCCGGTATAAGGATGGGTACATCTTCGAAATATCTCATCGCGCCGGCATTTGAGAAAACGGCGATCCCCCTCTCTCTAAGTTCCGGTTCCACGGAAGCGGCTATTTCCGAAGGAAGGGCACTGAAGGCGATTTTTATTCCGAGTTCTGATAATTTTGAAGATTCACAACGAGATATTATTTTATCTCTGTATTTTCACGCCACTACTCCTGATTCATACGGTATACCCGCTTTTGAATCAGAGGCTGTAAGCAGGACGGGGGAAAACCA
Proteins encoded:
- the lat gene encoding L-lysine 6-transaminase, whose amino-acid sequence is MSDTSYGKGKRVSPEEVHDVLDKHMLIDGYPIVFDLDKSHGSWLVNSLDGKEYLDFFTFFASGAIGHNHPGLFEDDFLNELTKVAVNKVSNSDLYTTQMAEFVETFSEIAAPDYLPNLFFVSGGALAVENALKAAFDWKVQKNKEKGIEGEIGQKVIHFKEAFHGRTGYTMSLTNTDPTKIRFFPKFDWPRVENPKVKFPLEENIDEIKAAEKRAIDSIEKFVADDADDIAAIIIEPIQGEGGDNHFRREFFQQLRRIADDNEIILIFDEVQTGLGITGKMWAHQHYGVNPDILAFGKKTQVCGIMAGNRLNEVDGVFKVSGRINSTWGGNIVDMYRAKRILEVIEQDKLVENASKMGTLLQKGLEKVQSENPNVILNARGLGLFCAFDLKDGETRDKVVDKLFEKGLFILKCGPSTIRFRPPLNVSEEEIDKALEILAATIEDIK
- a CDS encoding FmdB family zinc ribbon protein, which encodes MPTYHYACDKCGNEFEVFQNISDTPKKRCPKCRGKIYRVIHPVNHILKGSGFYKTDYRDEDFSKKEKEEKEQGAGKRKEEKGSEESAKEAAKETKPDNSTKKTELK
- a CDS encoding DUF2905 domain-containing protein, coding for MRKVLIYTGLVIIGAGILWPWISRIPIVRFPGDIVINRPGVRIIIPITTMVLLSVLLSLILWLIRR
- a CDS encoding NAD(P)/FAD-dependent oxidoreductase produces the protein MEHFDVIILGAGPAGLKCAELLGGTDLKVAIYEKSQVVGPKECAGGITSIFDIPDDLLREAVSFTRHHVVLNGKRFVIEPDDPLRIIDRTALGEFQLGLLEGYSNVKVKTGTRVVRIVKGADTNSIDENQYHERGGYIVTSDGERAGFDFLVGADGSQSLTRKFLGLENRYYIGAHYRIPFVFDRVLWYLNPEKLGLGYCWIFPHSKFTSCGVYYDPDRVSYSNSRKVLCDMLDEYGLDYRGKQLKAFPVNCLYSGFKFDNIYLCGDAAGLAFPLTGEGISTAFVSGAHAARNILGVRDRCGKFEFILQRKKKEHFLMEFNLIKNHYIQSLLFRLYIYSLRVKLPK
- a CDS encoding YigZ family protein; this encodes MNENYLIPDGVGRAEIVRKRSRFIAEAVSVSSSEDARAKIKNKREEHPQCSHVVYAFISGDPHTEAGGMSDDGEPSGTAGKPVMDVVKGSGIFNVLVTVVRYFGGTKLGTGGLVSAYSESAKRAIDELPVVKFVCRTSFSIKVPYNLYEKVAMIIKGAGGKIEKKDFTDIIAITGTVPEPNLKSCNAELKNISEGNIFIQ
- a CDS encoding rhomboid family intramembrane serine protease, with translation MEQANEAFTVMLIIANCIFSYRGFRSRLFFDKHIFWVRKVLRDRQIFRILTSGFLHAGWGHLLFNMFALYSFSIGVGTVFGFGKYIIIYFVSLTAGNLLALFIHRRDPEYRALGASGAVCGVIFSSILLFPDSSIYLLFLPIGIPSWLFGIGFVLISIYGIKSRFGNIGHEAHLGGAIAGVVVSILIDPRLASNNPALVVLLLLPILLFLIFVVKFPGLIGLDDRRKIE
- a CDS encoding patatin-like phospholipase family protein — protein: MGKKIGLSLGSGGSRGLSEIGVLLWLKENNVEISYVSGCSMGSIIGAYYCAGFTPEQLKDIVLGIKWTDILKYLKVSFSVRSIFDWSRISKFLNEDLGHKRIEDLNIPFACVAADINSGREFVFKKGKVVTAVSASSSIPGVFPPVEILGRLFVDGELVNPVPMDIAFELGADLVIGVNTCRSLQGENRSPEVQESSFVEKMDDWFGEMLEKVPGPLAELYNKLPHPDLNRLDLGGMKFYNVITESLAIVSSRIMDFKTQFAGPHFLINPQVGRYKNFDFDKAEEIIDLGYRAAKEAGPKLLDFIEEK